A genomic region of Deinococcus sp. KSM4-11 contains the following coding sequences:
- a CDS encoding response regulator — protein MNPSNPSTTPPLPIEILLVEDSEADILLTQEAFAEAGVYNRLRVARDGVEALELLRAPGGVRPDVILLDINMPRMNGLETLGELKRDPGLMTIPVIMLTTSAGEEDIMRSYQANAASYVVKPLEFERFYAAIQALGQYMLSVVRLPPRQDERY, from the coding sequence ATGAACCCATCCAATCCGTCCACGACCCCGCCCTTACCGATCGAGATCCTGTTGGTCGAGGACAGCGAGGCGGACATCCTCCTCACCCAGGAGGCCTTCGCCGAGGCGGGGGTCTACAACCGTCTGCGCGTCGCCCGGGACGGCGTGGAAGCGCTTGAACTCCTGCGGGCTCCCGGCGGCGTGCGCCCGGACGTGATCCTGCTGGACATCAACATGCCCAGGATGAACGGGCTGGAAACGCTGGGGGAACTGAAGCGCGATCCCGGCCTCATGACCATTCCCGTGATCATGCTGACCACCAGTGCCGGCGAGGAAGACATCATGCGCTCGTACCAGGCGAATGCCGCCAGCTACGTGGTCAAACCCTTGGAGTTCGAGCGCTTCTACGCGGCTATCCAGGCACTTGGCCAGTACATGCTGAGCGTCGTACGGCTGCCCCCCCGGCAGGACGAGCGGTACTGA
- a CDS encoding DinB family protein — protein MNLLQHSLLGGTSFRSVADLLSGLNWHEAARKTPGVPYTLAGLIYHLSVTQRASLDLASGRAETWPDALSVWPDHSPTRAEFEERLGDLQAGLAEAQVLAEDPSLRAREILADLAVHSAYHWGQVALLRRLYGTLPVPGPA, from the coding sequence GTGAATCTCCTCCAGCACTCTTTACTCGGCGGCACGTCGTTCCGGAGTGTGGCTGACCTGCTCAGCGGCCTGAACTGGCACGAGGCGGCCCGCAAGACGCCGGGCGTGCCGTACACGCTGGCCGGACTGATCTACCACCTGTCGGTCACGCAGCGGGCCAGCCTCGATCTGGCGAGCGGACGGGCCGAGACGTGGCCGGACGCCCTGTCCGTCTGGCCGGACCACTCCCCGACCCGCGCGGAGTTCGAGGAACGCCTCGGCGACCTGCAGGCGGGCCTGGCCGAGGCGCAGGTGCTCGCGGAAGATCCGTCGCTGCGCGCCCGCGAGATCCTCGCAGATCTGGCCGTCCACAGCGCCTACCACTGGGGGCAGGTGGCCCTGCTGCGGCGGCTGTACGGCACCCTGCCGGTGCCCGGCCCGGCGTGA
- the yjjX gene encoding inosine/xanthosine triphosphatase gives MTVIVGSTNPAKVNAVRDVFTTLYPELEVRGVAAASGVPDQPLGVAQTRRGAVQRARAALGVEGASWGLGLEGGVRFEGRGAWLFGIVAAARPGEPVHTTRSAELLLPEHVARRLRAGGELGPVMDDLLGTVDIKKGVGTVGAFTRGLVTRPQVWSQAVALAIAPLLTPELYGVR, from the coding sequence GTGACGGTCATTGTCGGCAGCACCAACCCGGCGAAGGTGAACGCCGTGCGGGACGTGTTCACCACGCTGTACCCGGAACTGGAGGTGCGTGGCGTGGCGGCGGCCAGCGGCGTTCCAGACCAGCCGCTCGGCGTGGCCCAGACCCGGCGCGGGGCGGTCCAGCGGGCCAGGGCGGCGCTCGGCGTCGAGGGAGCGTCATGGGGCCTGGGCCTGGAGGGCGGCGTGCGCTTCGAGGGGCGGGGGGCGTGGCTGTTCGGCATCGTCGCGGCGGCGCGGCCAGGCGAACCAGTTCACACAACCCGCAGCGCGGAACTGCTCCTCCCGGAGCACGTGGCAAGGCGCCTCCGGGCGGGCGGGGAGCTCGGGCCGGTCATGGATGACCTGCTGGGAACCGTGGATATTAAGAAGGGCGTGGGGACGGTGGGGGCCTTCACGCGGGGACTGGTCACCCGGCCGCAGGTGTGGTCGCAGGCCGTGGCGCTCGCCATTGCGCCGCTGCTCACGCCCGAGCTGTACGGCGTCCGCTAA
- a CDS encoding GNAT family N-acetyltransferase: protein MTASDVKVSDNEARHRYEISVDGRVAGYAEYQDVAGARMMPHTEIEEGHEGQGLGGTLVRFALDDIRARGVHVLPMCPFVASFMRDHREYADLVQPGQRAVFGL from the coding sequence ATGACTGCCTCCGACGTCAAGGTCAGCGACAACGAAGCCCGGCACCGCTACGAGATCAGCGTGGATGGACGGGTGGCCGGGTACGCCGAGTATCAGGACGTGGCGGGAGCGCGCATGATGCCGCACACCGAGATCGAGGAGGGCCACGAGGGGCAGGGCCTGGGCGGCACCCTGGTGCGCTTCGCCCTGGACGACATCCGCGCGCGGGGGGTGCATGTCCTGCCCATGTGTCCCTTCGTGGCGTCGTTCATGCGGGACCACCGTGAGTACGCCGATCTCGTTCAGCCGGGGCAGCGCGCGGTGTTCGGCCTGTGA
- a CDS encoding MBL fold metallo-hydrolase: MSWLHTRQIGSFRVTSLTDGQFRLDGGSMYGTVPKVLWSRVTVADEHNRIPLRVNPLLIQQDGENILVETGLWDGGGEKFDSIYAVDRDETVFRGLAALGLGPEDITTVICTHLHFDHAGRNVTALGDPTFPRARYVVQAQELDDARHPHERSRASYEPETFEPILHAGLFDVIDGGHELRPGLSVLPLPGHTRGMQGVVLRDGGQTLVCAADLLPTLNHAPLPYIMGFDLYPVQTLETRKRYFPQWLEEGAVICTPHDPLVAFARLTLGPKGAFQAQPDQVAVSP; this comes from the coding sequence ATGTCCTGGCTCCACACCCGTCAGATCGGTTCGTTCCGCGTCACGTCCCTCACGGACGGCCAGTTTCGGCTAGACGGCGGTTCCATGTACGGCACCGTTCCGAAGGTGCTGTGGTCGCGCGTGACGGTTGCCGATGAGCACAACCGCATTCCCCTGCGCGTTAATCCGCTGCTGATCCAGCAGGACGGCGAGAACATCCTCGTCGAGACCGGGTTGTGGGACGGCGGGGGTGAAAAGTTCGACTCGATCTATGCCGTGGATCGCGACGAAACCGTGTTCCGGGGTCTGGCGGCGCTGGGGCTAGGCCCCGAGGACATCACTACCGTGATCTGCACTCACCTGCACTTCGACCACGCAGGCCGCAACGTGACCGCCCTGGGCGACCCGACCTTCCCCAGGGCCCGCTACGTGGTGCAGGCGCAGGAACTCGACGATGCCCGGCATCCGCACGAGCGCAGTCGGGCCAGCTACGAACCGGAGACCTTCGAGCCCATCCTGCACGCCGGGCTGTTCGACGTGATCGACGGCGGGCATGAGCTGCGACCCGGCCTGAGCGTTCTGCCCCTTCCCGGCCACACGCGCGGCATGCAGGGCGTGGTGCTGCGGGATGGGGGCCAGACCCTGGTGTGCGCCGCAGACCTGCTGCCCACGCTGAACCACGCACCGCTACCGTACATCATGGGTTTCGATCTGTACCCGGTGCAGACGCTCGAGACCCGCAAACGCTATTTCCCGCAGTGGCTGGAGGAGGGTGCGGTGATCTGCACGCCGCACGACCCGCTGGTGGCGTTTGCCCGGCTGACCCTGGGCCCGAAGGGGGCCTTTCAGGCGCAGCCGGATCAGGTTGCCGTCTCCCCCTGA